A region of the bacterium BMS3Abin11 genome:
CCTCTTTCTGGTGTTGCTCAACCTGCCCTTTGGCCTGACAGGAGGCGTCCTGGCCGTGTTTGCGACCGGCGGGGGTATCTCTTTGGGTTCTTTGGTAGGCTTCGTTACATTATTTGGCATCACGCTGCGCAATTCCGTGATGCTGCTCTCCCACTACGAGCATCTGGTCACCGTCGAGGGTATGCAGTGGGGACCGGAAACAGCGCTACGCGGTGCAATGGAACGCTTGACGCCGATCCTTATGACCGCACTCGCCACTGCTTTGGGTCTGTTGCCGCTGGCTATCGGCAGTGGTGCTCCAGGACGCGAAATCGAAGGTCCAATGGCGTTAGTGATCCTGGGCGGACTCTTTACCTCTACCGCACTTAACCTGCTCGTGATGCCGAGTCTGGCACTACGCTACGGCCGGTTTATGGCAGCAGATTCACAGTGTGAATTCCCGGTGCAGGCCGCACAAACACCCGATGAGTAGGAATAGGAATAGGGGTCAAGGGAATAGGGGTCCAAGGAATAAAAGGGAATAGGGGTCAAACCTATTTGACTATGTATAAAAACTGAATTAACCTTTCAGCCATGCCCAGACCTCCCCGAATTGAATATGAAGGAGCGTTTCATCATGTAATGAACCGTGGCCGAGATCACAGAGCCATCTTTCATAATGATACGTACTTCAATGCCTTTCTTGAAACGTTGCAGGAAGTCTGCCAACGTTTTGATGCAGTCATTCACGCATACTGCCTGATGACGAATCATTACCACCTACTACCCGGCCTTGGCCATACTGGCAGTGCATTATATGCTATCAATAAGATTAGGCATGAATTTGGAAGTAGCAAGTGGAAGAAGGAAGTAAAAAAAATGGGGAAGTTCTTATACATAGTCAAATAGGTTTGCTATTCTCATACTATTCTTCATTTTATTATGCTGGGAGTAGGTAAGCTTAGGGATACGGATAGGTTCAATGCGATAGATACGACCAAGCTCGCAAA
Encoded here:
- a CDS encoding transposase IS200 like protein translates to MPRPPRIEYEGAFHHVMNRGRDHRAIFHNDTYFNAFLETLQEVCQRFDAVIHAYCLMTNHYHLLPGLGHTGSALYAINKIRHEFGSSKWKKEVKKMGKFLYIVK